A single genomic interval of Halocatena salina harbors:
- a CDS encoding ADP-ribosylglycohydrolase family protein produces MDTDHAEGVLLGLACGDALGRPVEFKSAAEIEAEHGTLREMVGHGTWRQPAGTVTDDTAQARCLARSVADRSEFDPADIADRFVEWYDTEPFDIGIMTRRSLQKLKQGVTWETAGRDVWEASAEGSNAGNGSVMRCPPLAVAYPDDPSMLGQVSRQSSEITHADPRCTYGCAVVNLTIAAVMRGDAEPLRTALNYVEPEAPEELLTALEPIARGDERASLPTSGYVIHTLQTALYDGLHTGDVETAIVRSVNRGGDTDTIGAVTGAIAGARFGATALPDRWLAAINAETELRTLAAQLMKL; encoded by the coding sequence ATGGACACAGATCATGCCGAGGGCGTCCTCCTCGGGCTCGCGTGTGGTGACGCCCTCGGGCGGCCCGTTGAGTTCAAATCAGCCGCCGAGATCGAAGCAGAGCACGGCACCCTCCGGGAGATGGTCGGCCACGGGACGTGGAGACAGCCAGCCGGGACAGTCACAGACGACACGGCTCAGGCGCGCTGTCTCGCTCGGAGTGTAGCTGATCGTTCGGAGTTCGATCCCGCAGACATCGCAGATCGCTTCGTCGAGTGGTATGACACGGAGCCGTTTGACATCGGGATCATGACACGCCGTTCGCTGCAGAAGCTAAAACAAGGCGTGACATGGGAAACGGCTGGCCGTGACGTGTGGGAGGCCAGTGCTGAAGGAAGCAATGCTGGCAATGGGAGCGTGATGCGCTGCCCACCGCTTGCAGTCGCGTATCCGGATGATCCATCCATGCTCGGTCAGGTGAGTCGGCAGTCATCTGAGATCACACACGCTGATCCACGCTGTACCTATGGATGTGCAGTGGTGAACCTCACCATTGCAGCGGTGATGCGAGGCGATGCAGAACCACTCAGGACAGCCCTAAACTACGTCGAACCCGAGGCGCCTGAGGAACTCCTTACGGCACTCGAACCCATTGCTCGCGGAGATGAGCGAGCGTCCCTGCCGACGTCAGGCTACGTGATTCATACCCTCCAGACGGCACTCTACGACGGCCTCCATACAGGAGATGTTGAGACGGCAATCGTCCGAAGTGTGAATCGTGGTGGTGATACGGATACCATCGGTGCTGTCACCGGAGCCATCGCCGGAGCCCGCTTCGGGGCAACTGCGCTTCCCGACCGCTGGCTGGCAGCGATCAACGCGGAGACCGAACTGCGAACGCTGGCAGCACAGCTCATGAAACTGTAA
- a CDS encoding McrC family protein, whose amino-acid sequence MALHEQTVGRSQSPSAPVPTITLTEHDETQLDTQLSERDREFIEQTLSSQQMTVSFDHERQPMLRTSQYVGIVSLPDGPTIQIRPKAAGDNLLSLLQYAHGTEATTIKQETSIQTGATFIDILAALYLAELEQLIKRGLQQAYRRSSNTEDYLRGRLDLQQQLQRQGPCATTFECSYDELTYETPANQAILYTVSVLLGLVSDEDLGQSLQRYQTRIRRRVTLRSVRVQEVRDIELTRLSEHYTAILRLTELLLDNAHVDRLERGNRDSYSLLIDMNRVFEDVVERAVRGALESRTDWSIEPQATRRGLVTGGSPSITMRPDILVRDQYETVQFVADAKWKTPESVDNADIYQMVAYQLTDDVSGLLIYPSQEGSLTTNYAVQNAGELAVVELPTRKPAATAEALGTRLERCLNHRIRQLC is encoded by the coding sequence ATGGCATTGCACGAACAGACAGTAGGTCGTTCCCAGTCGCCGTCCGCACCAGTCCCGACCATCACGCTCACAGAACACGACGAAACACAGTTGGATACTCAATTGTCAGAGCGAGACCGGGAATTCATCGAACAGACACTGTCATCGCAACAAATGACAGTGAGCTTTGACCACGAGAGGCAACCGATGCTTCGTACCTCACAGTACGTTGGCATTGTCTCACTGCCAGATGGGCCGACGATTCAGATCCGTCCCAAAGCAGCAGGAGACAATCTGCTGTCACTCCTTCAGTATGCGCACGGAACCGAAGCAACGACGATCAAACAGGAAACATCGATCCAAACCGGAGCCACATTCATCGACATCCTCGCTGCACTCTACCTCGCCGAGCTGGAGCAGCTCATCAAGCGTGGCCTCCAACAAGCGTATCGACGCTCCAGCAATACCGAGGACTATCTCCGCGGGCGTCTCGATCTGCAACAGCAGCTACAGCGACAGGGTCCCTGTGCAACGACGTTTGAATGTTCGTATGATGAACTCACGTATGAAACGCCAGCAAATCAGGCAATTCTGTATACGGTATCCGTTCTCTTGGGGCTCGTCAGCGACGAAGACCTCGGCCAGTCACTACAGCGATATCAGACGCGCATTCGCCGTCGTGTGACGCTTCGATCGGTTCGTGTCCAAGAGGTACGCGACATCGAACTCACTCGCCTCAGTGAGCACTATACAGCTATCTTGCGACTCACTGAGCTACTTCTCGATAACGCTCACGTCGATCGATTAGAGCGCGGCAACCGGGACTCATATTCACTATTAATAGACATGAATCGTGTCTTCGAAGACGTTGTAGAACGGGCAGTTCGCGGAGCATTGGAGTCACGTACCGATTGGTCCATCGAACCACAGGCAACGAGACGGGGACTCGTCACTGGTGGATCGCCATCGATTACGATGCGGCCAGACATCCTCGTTCGTGACCAGTATGAGACCGTTCAGTTTGTTGCAGACGCAAAGTGGAAGACACCGGAGTCAGTCGACAACGCAGACATCTATCAGATGGTCGCGTATCAACTCACGGATGATGTATCCGGATTGCTTATATATCCCAGTCAAGAAGGATCCCTTACAACTAACTATGCCGTTCAGAACGCAGGAGAACTAGCTGTCGTCGAATTGCCGACTCGGAAACCAGCCGCAACCGCTGAGGCGCTAGGGACCCGTCTGGAGCGTTGCCTCAACCACCGGATTCGACAGCTCTGTTGA
- a CDS encoding AAA family ATPase codes for MADTTHFTRDDFEQLGTTKSNLQSIRRHLQQIGEDVYNRAPKQFQNISSDPTASRIRPQHTEKDYREYMWTMYGRAGDDRGPHELVHPEFLIGEDDDGPFVDVRFNAGTAGDATPVADQRETLKTNIGEQSETFLTILSQFDDATVSYQPKYGNSYSMPVDEFTGDDIDRLAANGITRFAAKRRYREADGIFNTSFIDIIAETFADVLFPLLGFARDDVPECVIRYAETGDLTRGSEESSEKPERADDIARQLETTKQVVFYGPPGTGKTYSANQFAEWWVSEGPPVTTSMSQVHIVTFHPSFSYEDFVEGLSAEATDSGTVNYDISPGRFKRVCEAAQEAYEMVSKKETPPRFVLIIDEINRGNLAQIFGETITQLEADKRRDEANEVQVQLAHSGESFVVPPNLFVIGTMNTADRSIALVDAALRRRFRFINFPPDYDALYEEYNFDHKRDVHATAESGASLRALLALSLLALEELNERIRSLPDLGKGKQIGHSYLFGCTRDDGQIDEDALVDTWKYEILPLLEEYYFGQFERIEQDLLAGTDDRLVDWRTKQIKDFTADDLHTALASLLNIEPETTSRQTVDILSENGVLEAGDILEFNREQLRNGTTVSDTDIERAVAERDAAFWQSEVIDATAESGDIRWLNDGDLYSLSGAAQQIFDELTNGDETTVGQPDHWCHPQFNDRNLYQLRDNGVAGTDRSVSTE; via the coding sequence ATGGCAGACACAACACATTTTACACGTGATGATTTCGAGCAGCTCGGAACGACAAAATCGAATTTACAGTCGATACGGCGTCATCTACAGCAAATCGGCGAAGACGTATATAATCGGGCACCAAAACAGTTCCAAAACATCAGTAGTGACCCAACAGCATCACGCATCCGGCCACAACACACGGAAAAAGACTATCGCGAGTACATGTGGACGATGTACGGTCGAGCAGGTGATGATCGAGGCCCACACGAACTCGTTCATCCAGAATTCCTTATTGGGGAAGACGATGACGGACCCTTTGTTGATGTGCGTTTCAATGCAGGCACGGCGGGTGATGCGACCCCGGTAGCTGACCAACGTGAGACGCTAAAAACGAATATTGGTGAACAATCAGAGACCTTTCTCACGATTCTTTCACAGTTCGACGATGCTACCGTCAGTTATCAGCCGAAATATGGAAACAGCTACTCGATGCCAGTAGACGAGTTTACTGGAGATGATATAGACCGGTTGGCTGCCAACGGTATCACGCGGTTTGCCGCAAAACGACGCTATCGCGAAGCCGATGGAATCTTTAACACGTCATTTATCGATATTATAGCCGAAACGTTTGCCGATGTACTCTTTCCACTTCTCGGATTTGCCCGTGATGATGTACCTGAGTGTGTGATTCGATACGCTGAGACTGGGGACCTTACACGGGGCTCAGAGGAGTCCAGTGAAAAGCCTGAACGAGCAGACGACATCGCACGACAGCTTGAAACGACAAAGCAGGTCGTGTTCTATGGCCCACCAGGAACCGGAAAAACGTATTCAGCGAACCAATTCGCTGAGTGGTGGGTGAGTGAAGGTCCTCCAGTCACAACATCAATGTCACAGGTCCATATCGTCACATTCCATCCTTCATTCTCCTATGAAGATTTCGTCGAAGGACTGTCCGCTGAGGCCACTGACAGCGGCACCGTCAACTACGACATCAGCCCAGGGCGGTTCAAGCGTGTCTGTGAAGCTGCACAAGAAGCCTACGAGATGGTCTCCAAAAAAGAGACCCCGCCGCGATTCGTGCTGATTATCGATGAGATTAATCGAGGCAATCTGGCGCAAATCTTCGGTGAAACCATTACACAACTAGAAGCCGATAAACGTCGTGATGAAGCAAACGAAGTTCAGGTACAGCTTGCTCATTCGGGAGAGTCGTTCGTCGTGCCGCCGAATCTCTTCGTCATCGGCACGATGAATACTGCAGATCGCTCTATCGCACTCGTTGACGCAGCTCTTCGTCGCCGGTTCCGATTCATCAATTTCCCACCGGACTACGACGCACTCTATGAAGAGTACAACTTTGATCACAAACGCGATGTGCACGCCACAGCTGAGTCAGGTGCGTCTCTGCGTGCGCTGCTCGCCCTCTCACTCCTTGCTCTTGAGGAACTCAACGAGCGGATTCGGAGCCTGCCGGACCTTGGCAAGGGAAAGCAGATCGGGCATTCGTATCTCTTTGGGTGCACACGGGATGATGGACAGATCGACGAAGATGCGCTTGTCGATACCTGGAAGTACGAAATCCTCCCCCTCCTAGAGGAATATTACTTCGGACAATTCGAGCGTATCGAACAGGATCTCCTCGCAGGGACTGATGATCGCCTCGTCGATTGGCGTACCAAGCAGATCAAAGACTTCACCGCAGATGATCTTCACACAGCTCTCGCATCACTCCTCAATATTGAACCAGAGACGACATCACGACAGACAGTAGATATCCTGTCTGAAAATGGTGTCCTCGAAGCAGGAGATATCCTCGAATTTAACCGTGAACAGCTGCGGAACGGGACAACGGTCTCAGATACAGACATAGAGCGAGCAGTGGCTGAGCGTGATGCTGCGTTTTGGCAGAGTGAGGTAATCGATGCCACCGCTGAGTCGGGCGACATTCGATGGCTAAATGATGGCGACTTATATTCGCTATCGGGGGCGGCACAACAGATTTTCGATGAACTAACGAACGGAGACGAGACCACTGTCGGACAACCAGACCACTGGTGCCATCCGCAATTCAATGACCGAAACCTCTACCAACTCCGCGACAACGGTGTTGCTGGCACTGATCGGTCCGTATCTACGGAGTGA
- a CDS encoding UvrD-helicase domain-containing protein → MTDNDDNAIQLTTEQEDALVQDRNVAITAGAGTGKTTTLTERYVTVLEENPTLTPENIVTITFTRKAAAELTERVRAEIYDRLAAVDSQAAYQRWRAVLDDLEDGYVHTIHAFCTRLLRERAIEAPVSLGFDVLDEDGAASLQRAVVTEFLERHQSDEDVALLAHLWGRPQLLTILTGLLDARPQSEAVLDRWRDADVDEYVDLLWKVVCDVDADEARETLYTTGVLTHLRDLAGRVTVEAEIQDDDGLQAYQTFETIADLLPDDPEASTPRTCQRAILELYTVCEKKSGGLYSSAGYVIGDRDDWNEDGDVYDDLKDAIDVVIDAIGPHEEAVDTTPGELEENSAHYALALMRVFDEVREQYDAEKDRRDALDFPDVIETTISFLRRNDEVRTRLQDQFAAVMVDEFQDTDDRQWELVKLLTGGMEGTATNVFLVGDEKQSIYAFRGADVTTFATARAELHSVNATFDIDHVPDSEAKRPTSLELSGNFRTLEEPLVFLNELFEQLFHPEGDKHRPFEARPQSLTARRNQVEDVEGLEGSVEYLVVPNDAETATTLFGDDHPVAEGAVEHTTEAEAQGLAARLTHLFNEPPTIQDPETGDHRAATPDDVAILLRRRTHLHRYQRALAAHDIPYTVIGGVGFYETPEIQALTNLLRVLGDPTDDVSLYGVLRSPLFGFTDDRLAPAVADADSIWHALEQSDDPHLTDAFELLTTWRTRSGCTSPDEEGMLSWDRVLTRVIDETGFLASVSADERGQQAVANVEKFRDQVRTWSESGVHTAAGLLHRIDRQANIESREGDADIPGDAEGVRIMTIHASKGLEFPIVMIPDLGSSLNFGRSVDDYGYVQLVEGTDDAPPLPAVGGPDPHDAFSIEETAVHAYADRLARLQERAEAKRLLYVACTRVRDHLLLCGTHEIDVDASGALDLGETEPFDEANRWRDWLQPVLLDDTELLTEAVRNGPASGHLGNAEYTVRTPPRPINWRSATETDAVMPEISIPSPSERDVGRRVAATTLVNNVTDHSGGEHSSADRTESVGLSPTTFGTVVHRLTELQPPRDDWETFIHRVSQIAGEEPTPDALREAVTHAEDAIAFVDDVESSVALEATHDEYSVVARIDGTRIVGDIDRLLVTPDGYHIIDYKTNDLSTTMTEELAEHYRPQMLSYALALLQHDSDRCVRASLRFTDIGVEERFEWNPEELDEIKAELRTIVDERT, encoded by the coding sequence ATGACTGATAACGACGATAACGCGATCCAACTGACCACCGAACAGGAAGACGCGCTCGTGCAGGACCGAAACGTCGCCATCACCGCCGGTGCCGGCACCGGCAAAACGACGACGCTGACCGAACGGTACGTGACGGTGCTGGAAGAGAACCCGACACTCACACCCGAGAACATCGTCACGATCACCTTCACACGAAAGGCCGCTGCAGAGTTGACCGAGCGTGTCCGAGCGGAGATCTACGACCGACTTGCAGCCGTGGACTCGCAAGCGGCGTATCAGCGGTGGCGAGCAGTACTCGACGACCTTGAGGATGGATACGTCCACACGATACATGCCTTCTGTACCCGCCTGTTGCGAGAGCGGGCGATCGAAGCCCCGGTCTCGCTCGGATTCGACGTGCTCGACGAGGATGGTGCAGCCTCACTCCAGCGTGCGGTCGTTACCGAGTTCCTCGAACGACACCAGAGCGACGAAGACGTGGCGCTCCTCGCCCACCTCTGGGGGCGACCGCAGCTTCTCACCATCTTGACCGGGTTGCTTGATGCGCGTCCACAGAGTGAAGCGGTCCTCGACCGCTGGCGAGACGCTGATGTCGATGAGTATGTCGACCTTCTATGGAAGGTCGTCTGCGATGTGGATGCCGACGAGGCTCGCGAAACGCTCTACACGACCGGTGTACTGACCCACTTGCGGGACTTGGCGGGACGAGTGACGGTCGAAGCCGAGATCCAAGATGACGATGGGCTGCAGGCCTACCAAACGTTCGAAACCATTGCTGACCTGCTCCCCGACGATCCTGAAGCAAGTACTCCCCGAACGTGTCAACGGGCAATTCTCGAACTCTATACAGTGTGTGAGAAGAAAAGCGGTGGACTCTACAGCAGTGCTGGCTACGTCATCGGTGACCGGGACGACTGGAACGAAGACGGCGACGTCTACGATGATCTGAAGGATGCCATCGATGTGGTCATCGACGCGATCGGACCACACGAGGAGGCTGTCGATACGACGCCCGGAGAGCTCGAAGAAAACAGTGCACACTACGCGTTGGCACTGATGCGTGTCTTCGATGAAGTCCGAGAGCAGTACGACGCCGAGAAAGACCGGCGAGACGCCCTCGATTTCCCAGACGTGATCGAGACGACGATCTCCTTTCTCCGTCGCAACGATGAGGTTCGCACCCGTCTCCAGGACCAGTTTGCGGCCGTCATGGTCGATGAGTTCCAAGATACTGACGACCGGCAATGGGAACTCGTGAAGCTCCTCACGGGGGGAATGGAAGGAACAGCAACGAACGTATTTCTCGTCGGCGACGAGAAACAGAGCATCTACGCCTTCCGTGGAGCCGATGTCACGACCTTCGCCACTGCACGGGCCGAACTGCACTCCGTCAACGCGACCTTCGACATCGACCACGTGCCAGACAGCGAGGCAAAGCGACCAACGTCACTCGAACTCTCCGGGAACTTCCGAACGCTTGAAGAACCGCTTGTGTTTCTGAACGAACTCTTCGAGCAGTTGTTCCACCCGGAGGGCGACAAACATAGGCCGTTCGAAGCGAGACCTCAATCGCTCACTGCACGACGGAATCAGGTCGAAGACGTCGAGGGGTTAGAGGGAAGTGTCGAATACCTCGTCGTTCCGAACGACGCCGAGACAGCAACCACGCTGTTCGGCGACGATCATCCCGTTGCAGAGGGGGCAGTAGAGCATACGACCGAGGCGGAAGCGCAGGGGCTTGCTGCCCGATTGACCCATCTCTTCAACGAGCCACCGACGATCCAAGACCCAGAGACTGGTGACCATCGTGCGGCAACGCCGGATGATGTAGCGATCTTGCTCCGCCGGAGAACACACCTCCATCGATACCAGCGCGCACTTGCGGCGCACGATATTCCGTACACAGTCATCGGGGGTGTCGGATTCTATGAGACTCCCGAAATCCAAGCGTTGACGAATCTCCTTCGTGTACTTGGTGACCCAACGGACGACGTCTCGTTGTACGGTGTGCTTCGTTCCCCGCTGTTTGGGTTCACCGACGACCGGCTCGCGCCGGCAGTTGCCGACGCGGACTCCATCTGGCACGCACTCGAACAGTCCGACGATCCACACCTCACTGACGCGTTCGAGCTGCTAACGACGTGGCGAACGCGCAGTGGGTGTACGTCCCCTGACGAGGAAGGCATGCTCTCGTGGGATCGTGTCCTCACACGTGTCATCGACGAGACGGGCTTTCTGGCGAGCGTCAGTGCGGACGAACGGGGCCAGCAGGCCGTCGCGAACGTCGAGAAGTTCCGCGACCAGGTACGGACGTGGAGCGAGAGTGGAGTTCACACGGCTGCTGGACTCCTACATCGGATCGACCGGCAAGCCAACATCGAATCACGTGAGGGAGACGCAGACATCCCAGGGGACGCCGAGGGCGTCCGCATCATGACGATCCACGCCTCGAAAGGATTGGAATTCCCCATTGTCATGATTCCTGACCTTGGAAGCAGTTTGAACTTTGGGCGCAGCGTCGACGATTATGGCTACGTTCAGCTCGTGGAGGGGACTGATGACGCGCCACCGCTTCCTGCTGTTGGTGGCCCCGATCCACACGACGCGTTCTCGATAGAGGAGACGGCGGTCCATGCGTACGCCGATCGGCTCGCACGTCTACAGGAACGCGCGGAAGCAAAGCGTCTGCTCTACGTTGCATGCACGAGAGTACGCGATCATCTGCTCCTGTGTGGCACACACGAGATCGACGTGGACGCGTCTGGAGCGCTTGACCTTGGCGAGACCGAGCCGTTCGATGAAGCCAATCGTTGGCGAGACTGGCTCCAGCCCGTCCTTCTTGACGATACCGAACTCCTTACCGAGGCGGTCCGGAACGGACCCGCGTCTGGCCACCTCGGTAATGCTGAATACACCGTTCGCACACCGCCACGGCCGATAAACTGGCGCTCTGCTACGGAAACCGATGCCGTGATGCCCGAGATATCGATTCCATCCCCATCTGAACGCGATGTCGGAAGACGAGTGGCAGCGACGACCCTTGTAAATAACGTTACAGACCACTCCGGTGGCGAGCACAGCTCTGCAGATAGAACGGAATCAGTCGGACTCAGCCCGACCACGTTCGGCACCGTGGTTCATCGTCTTACCGAGCTTCAACCACCGAGAGACGACTGGGAGACGTTCATCCATCGAGTGAGTCAGATAGCAGGAGAGGAGCCGACACCGGATGCTCTCCGTGAGGCGGTCACCCACGCAGAAGACGCGATTGCGTTTGTTGACGATGTCGAGTCGTCGGTCGCCCTCGAAGCCACTCACGACGAGTACTCTGTGGTGGCACGCATCGATGGCACGCGAATCGTCGGGGATATCGATCGCCTGCTCGTTACACCCGATGGGTACCACATCATCGATTACAAGACCAATGACCTCTCGACAACGATGACCGAGGAGCTAGCAGAGCACTATCGGCCGCAGATGCTCTCGTATGCCCTTGCGCTCCTTCAGCACGATTCCGATCGATGTGTTCGCGCGTCACTCCGGTTTACCGATATCGGCGTCGAAGAACGCTTCGAGTGGAACCCAGAAGAACTGGACGAGATTAAGGCCGAACTCCGTACAATAGTGGACGAACGCACCTAA
- a CDS encoding PD-(D/E)XK nuclease family protein, producing MNATLLTGPQHARLEQQAFQQADALADDSLGSILYITRNDARRSHVEDAWAEAHRPLRLRAETLDAVVREWYEALEGPVARLSSQVNRRLTEYALDRATAGDESIFAGEPASGSLVDAFSHRFSLFDDAGVTTPDALATAFDESILDERIATATVDIYQCYRELHQTAGDEWTATRGELFQTVATTEVSLSELSPDLDTVIISGYHEFRPVERAVLARIVDAFDTIAILPLHQHGDGGVDAVTHDGLAVYETLGFNREVIEPQQETARAIAAVTNALYRHDLETVSHPSTLYWRELPTPEREIRFVARELRMELAAGRNPDDLAVVIPGTESYAGYVEDIFDIYEIPHVTTAATQLDETFVGSVVHDLLKLAEADPYAENLTSLLANSLVDIFPQEQVDAITRAARRRDTVALAPLLETIDGDATAFVKELVASLKPLRTGDIGTALDVLRRVLAEDIELDTAVKNYAGSTPQAREQQAYSVVDDILSSFEELQAISNDYPPLALLARAFDSVSVRVPQSITGGHVEVMGMLDARMRSFEHVFVVGLTTEHFPASPERPAFFDAMTDAHPRFDTGDGRRRGRYLFATLLANSEEVTLTTPDTGDGEAAVVRSPVLDELQRVTGIEPETGVDDRVGSREDLQRHLAAHPDRRAAVDHAGKQGDLSPEQTKRTDRGLVCAANRSTAELTPHDGILDADTVDTVYPPTDRAPYSASRIERYVECGFKFYAENVIGIEDHDEIEVRPTPLEAGSYVHDVLERFYVDLLGESDDDIEFMAYDKADLEQHLLDVALDELEQADFEYEGLFYERWLTELFAGLGKPETNPYSNSDRPHTAPAEGLFATFLTEERSRDPAKRQWFEAPFGAGLPDSESGRFDVERSDGSTVSIRGYIDRIDVNGNGEHAELALYDYKTGRTPYMTKTTGGTKFQLPIYLLAADTVVDENLTADAALSATYYQVHPPNDVTVRRGVESKFESQAALRRFLNNVVPEWLGNIDDAIANGRFHTSLLSARSANCNYCEYRRACDVRHHQKRQRVEQAQADDASYVPLRVQDEADLTAVMSDD from the coding sequence ATGAATGCCACGCTGCTAACTGGTCCACAACATGCACGGCTGGAACAACAAGCATTCCAGCAAGCCGATGCCCTCGCCGATGATTCGCTAGGAAGTATCCTCTATATCACGCGAAACGACGCTCGTCGATCGCACGTCGAAGATGCGTGGGCAGAGGCGCATCGCCCACTGCGGCTCCGCGCTGAGACGCTTGACGCCGTCGTCCGTGAGTGGTACGAAGCACTCGAAGGCCCAGTTGCAAGGCTGTCCAGCCAGGTAAACCGTCGCCTTACGGAGTACGCCCTTGATCGTGCGACGGCGGGTGACGAAAGTATATTTGCCGGCGAGCCAGCCTCTGGGTCACTTGTAGATGCGTTCAGTCATCGCTTCTCACTGTTCGATGATGCCGGCGTAACCACCCCTGATGCGTTGGCGACTGCGTTCGATGAGTCTATACTTGACGAACGCATCGCAACAGCGACCGTCGACATCTACCAGTGTTACCGAGAGCTGCATCAAACCGCTGGCGACGAGTGGACCGCTACCCGCGGTGAGCTCTTTCAGACCGTCGCGACGACTGAGGTGTCTCTCTCCGAACTTTCACCCGATCTCGATACCGTCATCATCTCGGGCTATCACGAGTTTCGACCTGTCGAACGGGCCGTGCTCGCTCGAATCGTCGACGCGTTCGATACAATTGCGATCCTCCCGCTTCACCAACACGGTGACGGTGGCGTAGACGCGGTCACCCACGACGGCCTCGCGGTGTATGAGACGTTGGGATTCAACCGGGAAGTGATCGAACCCCAGCAGGAAACAGCTAGGGCAATCGCAGCCGTCACGAACGCCCTGTATCGTCACGATCTAGAAACAGTATCCCACCCCAGCACGCTCTATTGGCGGGAGCTACCGACGCCAGAACGGGAGATCCGATTCGTTGCTCGCGAACTTCGGATGGAACTCGCAGCCGGTCGAAATCCAGACGATCTAGCAGTCGTGATCCCAGGGACCGAATCGTATGCTGGATACGTTGAAGACATCTTCGACATCTATGAGATCCCACACGTCACGACCGCAGCAACCCAGTTGGATGAGACCTTTGTTGGGAGTGTTGTCCATGATCTACTCAAGCTGGCCGAAGCAGACCCTTACGCTGAAAATCTGACATCGTTATTGGCGAACTCCCTCGTTGATATCTTCCCACAAGAACAGGTCGATGCGATCACGAGAGCAGCTCGACGCCGCGACACAGTCGCCCTTGCCCCACTGCTAGAAACCATTGACGGTGATGCTACGGCCTTCGTGAAGGAGCTAGTGGCGTCACTCAAGCCACTCCGAACAGGGGACATTGGAACGGCGCTCGACGTCCTTCGGCGGGTGCTAGCCGAGGACATCGAACTAGACACCGCCGTCAAGAACTACGCCGGTAGCACACCACAGGCACGTGAGCAGCAGGCATATTCTGTCGTCGATGACATCCTCAGTTCGTTCGAAGAGTTGCAAGCAATATCGAATGACTACCCTCCGCTGGCATTACTCGCCCGTGCGTTCGACAGCGTATCCGTTCGCGTCCCACAAAGCATCACAGGAGGCCACGTCGAGGTCATGGGGATGCTCGACGCCCGAATGCGATCGTTCGAGCACGTCTTCGTCGTCGGACTCACGACCGAGCATTTCCCGGCCTCGCCGGAGCGCCCGGCCTTCTTCGACGCGATGACCGATGCCCATCCTCGATTCGACACGGGTGATGGACGCCGTCGGGGACGGTATCTCTTCGCAACACTGCTGGCGAACAGTGAGGAGGTAACCCTCACGACTCCCGACACTGGCGACGGTGAAGCAGCAGTCGTTCGATCGCCGGTGCTCGATGAACTCCAGCGGGTAACGGGAATCGAACCAGAAACCGGTGTCGATGATCGCGTCGGCTCGCGTGAGGACCTCCAGCGACACCTCGCCGCTCACCCTGACCGGCGAGCGGCTGTTGACCACGCTGGCAAACAGGGCGATCTCTCGCCCGAACAAACGAAGCGAACCGACCGTGGTCTCGTGTGCGCCGCTAATCGAAGCACTGCGGAGCTCACCCCACACGATGGCATCCTCGATGCAGACACCGTCGATACGGTGTATCCACCCACTGATCGAGCGCCATACAGCGCCAGTCGGATCGAACGGTACGTCGAATGTGGGTTCAAATTCTACGCCGAGAACGTCATCGGAATCGAAGATCACGACGAGATCGAGGTAAGGCCGACACCGCTTGAGGCTGGCAGCTACGTGCATGATGTCCTCGAACGCTTCTATGTGGATCTGCTGGGAGAGTCCGACGACGACATTGAGTTCATGGCGTATGACAAAGCCGACCTAGAACAGCACCTCCTCGACGTTGCCCTCGATGAACTGGAGCAGGCTGATTTCGAGTATGAGGGGCTGTTCTACGAGCGATGGCTGACAGAATTATTCGCGGGACTGGGCAAGCCAGAGACGAACCCCTATTCCAACAGTGACCGGCCACACACTGCGCCTGCGGAGGGGCTGTTCGCGACGTTCCTCACGGAGGAACGCTCACGGGACCCTGCCAAGCGACAGTGGTTCGAAGCGCCGTTCGGTGCGGGCCTCCCTGATTCGGAAAGCGGACGGTTCGATGTTGAGCGTTCTGATGGATCGACGGTCTCCATCCGTGGGTACATCGATCGCATCGACGTGAACGGGAATGGGGAGCACGCGGAGCTGGCGCTCTACGATTACAAGACCGGGCGGACTCCGTATATGACCAAAACGACGGGTGGAACGAAGTTCCAGCTCCCGATCTATCTCCTCGCTGCAGACACAGTTGTGGATGAAAACCTGACTGCCGACGCAGCGCTTTCTGCGACGTACTACCAGGTCCATCCACCCAACGACGTCACGGTCCGGCGAGGGGTGGAATCGAAGTTCGAGTCACAGGCAGCATTGCGACGGTTTCTGAACAACGTTGTGCCGGAGTGGCTCGGGAATATCGACGATGCAATCGCGAACGGACGGTTCCATACGTCGCTGTTGTCGGCTCGCAGTGCGAACTGTAACTACTGTGAGTATCGACGCGCCTGCGATGTCCGACACCATCAAAAGCGACAGCGAGTCGAACAGGCACAAGCGGACGATGCGTCGTACGTCCCGTTGCGTGTGCAAGATGAGGCGGATCTCACGGCGGTGATGAGCGATGACTGA